The following proteins are co-located in the Toxotes jaculatrix isolate fToxJac2 chromosome 9, fToxJac2.pri, whole genome shotgun sequence genome:
- the LOC121187216 gene encoding latent-transforming growth factor beta-binding protein 2-like produces the protein MQLSLLCVWTSWILTLYTAAQHHPHREEEGAQPGHREGVQTGWRGQRTGRPGPPRLDANKPAAVRESREKRRRGEADGRRRAALSGPHVCGDQCCVGWTLSPKTRRCTKPRCFPHCHNGALCRQSNRCICRQGFHGFRCEFSTVTFSLPGQLLTSIHPTIIPHQPAIQFSPPNNPPAPTTTPQRVTKPAQSHFIAAQSDLRPSSIFYST, from the exons ATGCAGCTGTCTCTCCTCTGCGTTTGGACGAGCTGGATTTTAACTCTGTACACCGCAGCTCAGCATCATCCTCACCGGGAGGAAGAAGGCGCGCAGCCCGGGCACCGGGAGGGCGTCCAGACCGGGTGGAGGGGGCAGCGCACCGGCAGACCCGGTCCGCCGCGGCTGGACGCCAATAAGCCGGCGGCGGTGAGGGAAAGCCGGGAGAAGCGACGCAGAGGGGAGGCCGATGGCCGCAGGAGAGCAGCTCTGAGCGG tcCTCACGTCTGTGGAGATCAGTGTTGTGTCGGATGGACTTTGTCACCTAAAACCAGGAGGTGCACCAAAC ccaggtgtTTTCCTCATTGCCATAATGGAGCATTGTGCCGGCAGTCTAATCGCTGCATTTGCCGACAAGGTTTCCATGGTTTTCGCTGTGAGTTTTCCACGGTGACGTTTTCTCTGCCAGGACAGCTGCTGACCTCCATCCATCCCACCATCATCCCACACCAGCCTGCGATCCAGTTCAGCCCCCCCAACAACCCTCCAGCACCAACCACCACCCCTCAGAGAGTCACCAAACCTGCTCAAAGCCACTTTATTGCAGCTCAGTCTG ACCTCAGACCTTCATCCATCTTCTACTCCACCTGA
- the LOC121187240 gene encoding integrin-linked kinase-associated serine/threonine phosphatase 2C isoform X1 has translation MDLFDDLPEPTQTGGPAVVVTARSESAKEDEEEQKSVKRKREDEESHADKKEEQERGEIKKVCKEGLPVLKGYVAARRGEREEMQDAHVLLPDMSSCLSALPGQVSRVSYFAVFDGHGGARASRFAAEHLHHNLAKKFPSGDTENVDKLIKKCLMDTFRQTDEDFLKKASSQKPAWKDGSTATCVLVVDDMVYVANLGDSRAVLCRMEAATAAADGQRRSVTLALSKEHNPTMYEERMRIQRAGGTVRDGRVLGVLEVSRSIGDGQYKRCGVISSPDLRRCQLTANDRFIILACDGLFKVFSADEAVKFVLNVLQEGTVEQRPGLTEEEVRFEAACQQLASEAVRRGCADNVTVILVSVSF, from the exons ATGGACCTGTTCGACGACCTGCCAGAGCCCACACAGACCGGCG GTCCAGCAGTGGTGGTCACAGCTCGATCAGAGTCCGCcaaagaagatgaagaggagcagaaaagCGTAAAGCGAAAACGAGAAGATGAAGAGTCTCATGCTGATaaaaaagaggagcaggagcGGGGGGAGATCAAGAAAGTTTGTAAAGAAG GCCTCCCTGTATTGAAAGGCTACGTGGCGGCGAGGCGTGGTGAGCGGGAGGAGATGCAGGACGCTCACGTTCTGCTGCCAGACATGAGCAGCTGTCTGTCGGCTCTGCCAGGACAAGT GTCTCGCGTCTCGTACTTTGCGGTGTTCGATGGTCACGGTGGAGCTCGAGCTTCTCGATTCGCTGCAGAGCATCTCCATCACAATCTGGCCAAGAAGTTTCCCAGCG GAGATACGGAGAATGTGGACAAGCTGATTAAGAAATGTCTCATGGACactttcagacagacagatgaagacttTCTGAAGAAAGCTTCCAGCCA GAAACCAGCGTGGAAGGACGGCTCCACAGCCACCTGTGTGCTGGTGGTGGACGACATGGTATACGTGGCCAATCTGGGAGACAGCAGG GCGGTGTTGTGTCGGATGGAGgcggcaacagcagcagcagatggacaAAGGAGGTCGGTGACTCTGGCTCTCAGTAAAGAACACAACCCAACCATGTACGAGGAGAGGATGAGGATCCAGAGAGCAGGAGGCACCGTCAG GGACGGCAGGGTGCTGGGTGTCCTCGAGGTGTCTCGTTCTATTGGAGACGGTCAGTACAAACGCTGTGGAGTCATTTCATCCCCCGACCTGAGGAGGTGTCAGCTCACAGCCAATGACAG GTTCATCATTCTGGCCTGTGACGGTTTGTTCAAAGTGTTTTCTGCTGATGAAGCTGTTAAATTCGTCCTCAACGTCCTGCAG GAGGGGACTGTAGAGCAGAGGCCAGGGCtgacggaggaggaggtgcGGTTTGAAGCTGCCTGCCAACAGCTGGCCAGTGAGGCAGTGAGACGAGGCTGTGCTGACAACGTCACTGTAATCCTGGTTTCTGTTAgcttctga
- the LOC121187240 gene encoding integrin-linked kinase-associated serine/threonine phosphatase 2C isoform X2 has protein sequence MDLFDDLPEPTQTGGPAVVVTARSESAKEDEEEQKSVKRKREDEESHADKKEEQERGEIKKVCLPVLKGYVAARRGEREEMQDAHVLLPDMSSCLSALPGQVSRVSYFAVFDGHGGARASRFAAEHLHHNLAKKFPSGDTENVDKLIKKCLMDTFRQTDEDFLKKASSQKPAWKDGSTATCVLVVDDMVYVANLGDSRAVLCRMEAATAAADGQRRSVTLALSKEHNPTMYEERMRIQRAGGTVRDGRVLGVLEVSRSIGDGQYKRCGVISSPDLRRCQLTANDRFIILACDGLFKVFSADEAVKFVLNVLQEGTVEQRPGLTEEEVRFEAACQQLASEAVRRGCADNVTVILVSVSF, from the exons ATGGACCTGTTCGACGACCTGCCAGAGCCCACACAGACCGGCG GTCCAGCAGTGGTGGTCACAGCTCGATCAGAGTCCGCcaaagaagatgaagaggagcagaaaagCGTAAAGCGAAAACGAGAAGATGAAGAGTCTCATGCTGATaaaaaagaggagcaggagcGGGGGGAGATCAAGAAAGTTT GCCTCCCTGTATTGAAAGGCTACGTGGCGGCGAGGCGTGGTGAGCGGGAGGAGATGCAGGACGCTCACGTTCTGCTGCCAGACATGAGCAGCTGTCTGTCGGCTCTGCCAGGACAAGT GTCTCGCGTCTCGTACTTTGCGGTGTTCGATGGTCACGGTGGAGCTCGAGCTTCTCGATTCGCTGCAGAGCATCTCCATCACAATCTGGCCAAGAAGTTTCCCAGCG GAGATACGGAGAATGTGGACAAGCTGATTAAGAAATGTCTCATGGACactttcagacagacagatgaagacttTCTGAAGAAAGCTTCCAGCCA GAAACCAGCGTGGAAGGACGGCTCCACAGCCACCTGTGTGCTGGTGGTGGACGACATGGTATACGTGGCCAATCTGGGAGACAGCAGG GCGGTGTTGTGTCGGATGGAGgcggcaacagcagcagcagatggacaAAGGAGGTCGGTGACTCTGGCTCTCAGTAAAGAACACAACCCAACCATGTACGAGGAGAGGATGAGGATCCAGAGAGCAGGAGGCACCGTCAG GGACGGCAGGGTGCTGGGTGTCCTCGAGGTGTCTCGTTCTATTGGAGACGGTCAGTACAAACGCTGTGGAGTCATTTCATCCCCCGACCTGAGGAGGTGTCAGCTCACAGCCAATGACAG GTTCATCATTCTGGCCTGTGACGGTTTGTTCAAAGTGTTTTCTGCTGATGAAGCTGTTAAATTCGTCCTCAACGTCCTGCAG GAGGGGACTGTAGAGCAGAGGCCAGGGCtgacggaggaggaggtgcGGTTTGAAGCTGCCTGCCAACAGCTGGCCAGTGAGGCAGTGAGACGAGGCTGTGCTGACAACGTCACTGTAATCCTGGTTTCTGTTAgcttctga
- the zgc:162872 gene encoding BAR_ACAPs and ArfGap_ACAP domain-containing protein isoform X2: MDSLLDFEECVKDSPEFRRNLDQFEAEVSLLEAHLDKVMQLCGKMVEAGQAYSSTNQLFLSSLAELSMYQKKDSIITNCLNQFNQGLQEMVSFHTMLFDQTQRAISQQLTNLCTQFLPQLAETRREFVRIGEDLETAAVKNAQASRHKAADAERASHLLLATRKCYQHFALDYCLQLNTFRTQQRVDILNSVFSFVHAQFTFFHQGFDLLRDLEPTMKTMAAQLSQLSAECAAKRKDLENKHLLVQQRDASGEPMVSPCPGSDDIIQGYLFKRSRRKSKTWKRCWFSIRDNQLIYRKSHREDAMVLFEDLRLCAIKSLEHMDRRFCFELLSVQKCCALQADSEQLKQAWLSALQGSIDLAYRERASTPLTQPKEPPPLPCGGNNSPGPPAQRPAALGVALRGPGNQRCCDCGEEEPRWASINLGVTMCIECSGIHRSLGVHLSKVRSLTLDSWEAEQLKLLCVLGNDVMNQIYEARCSEEGRVKPTTDCPRAEKEMWIKEKYVEKRFVRNSSSDEARRHKNEAGFRLYQAALAGDLVAMAAALAEGAEVNGSIAEEGGRTALIGAAVGGSLLACEFLLLNGANVNHRDLRGQGALHAAATAGHTGQVCLLLKRGANQYAVDERGQDPLAIAVETAHADIVTLLRMARMNEEMRDSEGVFGAAGDDETFQDIFRDFSDMASHDPEKLSRRHFSRGGEEGHEEEEGRGRGKGGGGGEMVNNQNSVEKTPE; the protein is encoded by the exons ATGGACTCACTGCTGGACTTCGAGGAGTGTGTCAAAGACTCACCTGAATTCAG GCGGAACCTGGATCAGTTTGAGGCGGAGGTTTCCCTGCTGGAGGCGCACCTGGACAAG GTGATGCAGCTGTGCGGTAAGATGGTGGAGGCGGGGCAAGCGTACAGTTCAACCAATCAGCTGTTCCTGAGCAGCCTGGCTGAGCTCTCCATGTACCAGAAGAAAGACAGCATCATCACA AACTGTCTGAACCAGTTCAACCAGGGCCTGCAGGAGATGGTCAGCTTTCACact ATGTTATTTGATCAGACACAGAGAGCCATTAGCCAGCAGCTGACCAACCTCTGTACACA GTTCCTCCCCCAGCTGGCGGAGACCAGGAGAGAGTTTGTTCGCATCGGAGAGGATCTGGAGACGGCGGCGGTAAAAAACGCTCAGGCGTCTCGCCACAAAGCCGCCGACGCAGAGAGGGCCAGTCACCTGCTGCTTGCCACGCGTAAATGCTACCAACACTTTGCCCTGGATTATTGTCTGCAG cttaATACCTTCAGGACTCAGCAGAGGGTCGACATCTTAAACTCA GTTTTCTCCTTCGTCCACGCTCAGTTCACCTTCTTCCACCAAGGCTTCGACCTGCTCAGAGACCTGGAACCCACCATGAAGACCATGGCAGCGCAG TTGTCCCAGCTGTCAGCAGAATGTGCAGCCAAAAGAAAAGACCTGGAGAACAAACACCTGTTGGTGCAGCAGAGA gatgCTTCAGGTGAGCCAATGGTCAGCCCATGTCCTGGGAGTGATGACATCATCCAGGGTTACCTGTTCAAACGCTCCAGGAGGAAATCCAAAACCTGGAAGAG GTGCTGGTTTTCCATCAGAGACAATCAGCTCATTTACAGAAAGTCACACAGG GAGGACGCCATGGTTCTGTTTGAGGATCTCAGACTCTGTGCCATCAAATCTCTGGAGCACATGGATCGACGTTTCTGCTTCGAGCTTCTCTCTGTCCAGAA GTGTTGTGCCCTGCAGGCCGACTcggagcagctgaagcaggcCTGGCTCAGCGCTCTGCAGGGCAGCATCGATCTCGCctacagagagagagccagCACTCCACTCACTCAG CCTAAAGAGCCCCCCCCTCTCCCGTGCGGCGGGAATAATTCGCCGGGCCCCCCGGCTCAGAGGCCGGCGGCCCTGGGCGTGGCACTGAGGGGCCCTGGGAACCAGCGGTGCTGTGACTGCGGGGAGGAGGAGCCTCGCTGGGCCTCCATCAACCTGGGAGTCACCATGTGCATCGAGTGTTCGGGGATACACAG GAGCCTGGGTGTTCACCTGTCTAAGGTACGGTCTCTCACTCTGGATTCATGGGAGGCCGAACAGCtgaag cttctctgtgttttggGAAATGACGTCATGAACCAGATCTACGAGGCGCGATGTTCAGAGGAAGGACGAGTCAAGCCCACGACCGACTGCCCCCG gGCAGAGAAGGAGATGTGGATCAAGGAGAAATACGTGGAGAAGAGATTTGTACGGAACAGCAGCTCAGATGAAGCTC ggCGTCACAAGAACGAGGCCGGGTTCCGTCTGTACCAAGCAGCCTTGGCTGGAGACCTGGTTGCCATGGCGGCGGCGTTGGCCGAGGGGGCGGAGGTCAACGGCAGCATTGCCGAGGAGGGGGGACGCACGGCGCTGATCGGAGCCGCTGTTGGG GGGTCGCTGTTGGCCTGTGAGTTCCTGCTGCTGAACGGAGCCAACGTCAACCACCGAGACCTCAGAGGACAGGGAGCGCTGCACGCTGCTGCCACCGCTGGACACACCGG ACAGGTGTGTCTGTTGCTGAAGAGAGGAGCCAATCAGTATGCGGTGGACGAGAGAGGACAGGACCCGTTGGCCATCGCCGTGGAAACAGCTCACGCTGACATCGTCACACT aCTGCGGATGGCCAGGATGAACGAAGAGATGAGAGATTCAGAAGGAGTCTTTGGAGCTGCGG GAGATGACGAGACGTTTCAGGACATCTTCCGAGACTTCAGCGACATGGCCTCACACGACCCGGAGAAACTCAGCAGGCGGCACTTCAgccggggaggagaggaggggcatgaggaggaggagggaagaggaagaggaaaaggaggaggaggaggagaaatggtgAACAACCAAAACAGTGTTGAAAAGACGCCTGAATGA
- the zgc:162872 gene encoding BAR_ACAPs and ArfGap_ACAP domain-containing protein isoform X1: MDSLLDFEECVKDSPEFRRNLDQFEAEVSLLEAHLDKVMQLCGKMVEAGQAYSSTNQLFLSSLAELSMYQKKDSIITNCLNQFNQGLQEMVSFHTMLFDQTQRAISQQLTNLCTQFLPQLAETRREFVRIGEDLETAAVKNAQASRHKAADAERASHLLLATRKCYQHFALDYCLQLNTFRTQQRVDILNSVFSFVHAQFTFFHQGFDLLRDLEPTMKTMAAQLSQLSAECAAKRKDLENKHLLVQQRDASGEPMVSPCPGSDDIIQGYLFKRSRRKSKTWKRCWFSIRDNQLIYRKSHREDAMVLFEDLRLCAIKSLEHMDRRFCFELLSVQKCCALQADSEQLKQAWLSALQGSIDLAYRERASTPLTQAGSASRINLPKEPPPLPCGGNNSPGPPAQRPAALGVALRGPGNQRCCDCGEEEPRWASINLGVTMCIECSGIHRSLGVHLSKVRSLTLDSWEAEQLKLLCVLGNDVMNQIYEARCSEEGRVKPTTDCPRAEKEMWIKEKYVEKRFVRNSSSDEARRHKNEAGFRLYQAALAGDLVAMAAALAEGAEVNGSIAEEGGRTALIGAAVGGSLLACEFLLLNGANVNHRDLRGQGALHAAATAGHTGQVCLLLKRGANQYAVDERGQDPLAIAVETAHADIVTLLRMARMNEEMRDSEGVFGAAGDDETFQDIFRDFSDMASHDPEKLSRRHFSRGGEEGHEEEEGRGRGKGGGGGEMVNNQNSVEKTPE, from the exons ATGGACTCACTGCTGGACTTCGAGGAGTGTGTCAAAGACTCACCTGAATTCAG GCGGAACCTGGATCAGTTTGAGGCGGAGGTTTCCCTGCTGGAGGCGCACCTGGACAAG GTGATGCAGCTGTGCGGTAAGATGGTGGAGGCGGGGCAAGCGTACAGTTCAACCAATCAGCTGTTCCTGAGCAGCCTGGCTGAGCTCTCCATGTACCAGAAGAAAGACAGCATCATCACA AACTGTCTGAACCAGTTCAACCAGGGCCTGCAGGAGATGGTCAGCTTTCACact ATGTTATTTGATCAGACACAGAGAGCCATTAGCCAGCAGCTGACCAACCTCTGTACACA GTTCCTCCCCCAGCTGGCGGAGACCAGGAGAGAGTTTGTTCGCATCGGAGAGGATCTGGAGACGGCGGCGGTAAAAAACGCTCAGGCGTCTCGCCACAAAGCCGCCGACGCAGAGAGGGCCAGTCACCTGCTGCTTGCCACGCGTAAATGCTACCAACACTTTGCCCTGGATTATTGTCTGCAG cttaATACCTTCAGGACTCAGCAGAGGGTCGACATCTTAAACTCA GTTTTCTCCTTCGTCCACGCTCAGTTCACCTTCTTCCACCAAGGCTTCGACCTGCTCAGAGACCTGGAACCCACCATGAAGACCATGGCAGCGCAG TTGTCCCAGCTGTCAGCAGAATGTGCAGCCAAAAGAAAAGACCTGGAGAACAAACACCTGTTGGTGCAGCAGAGA gatgCTTCAGGTGAGCCAATGGTCAGCCCATGTCCTGGGAGTGATGACATCATCCAGGGTTACCTGTTCAAACGCTCCAGGAGGAAATCCAAAACCTGGAAGAG GTGCTGGTTTTCCATCAGAGACAATCAGCTCATTTACAGAAAGTCACACAGG GAGGACGCCATGGTTCTGTTTGAGGATCTCAGACTCTGTGCCATCAAATCTCTGGAGCACATGGATCGACGTTTCTGCTTCGAGCTTCTCTCTGTCCAGAA GTGTTGTGCCCTGCAGGCCGACTcggagcagctgaagcaggcCTGGCTCAGCGCTCTGCAGGGCAGCATCGATCTCGCctacagagagagagccagCACTCCACTCACTCAGGCAGGTTCAGCTTCGCGGATAAATCTG CCTAAAGAGCCCCCCCCTCTCCCGTGCGGCGGGAATAATTCGCCGGGCCCCCCGGCTCAGAGGCCGGCGGCCCTGGGCGTGGCACTGAGGGGCCCTGGGAACCAGCGGTGCTGTGACTGCGGGGAGGAGGAGCCTCGCTGGGCCTCCATCAACCTGGGAGTCACCATGTGCATCGAGTGTTCGGGGATACACAG GAGCCTGGGTGTTCACCTGTCTAAGGTACGGTCTCTCACTCTGGATTCATGGGAGGCCGAACAGCtgaag cttctctgtgttttggGAAATGACGTCATGAACCAGATCTACGAGGCGCGATGTTCAGAGGAAGGACGAGTCAAGCCCACGACCGACTGCCCCCG gGCAGAGAAGGAGATGTGGATCAAGGAGAAATACGTGGAGAAGAGATTTGTACGGAACAGCAGCTCAGATGAAGCTC ggCGTCACAAGAACGAGGCCGGGTTCCGTCTGTACCAAGCAGCCTTGGCTGGAGACCTGGTTGCCATGGCGGCGGCGTTGGCCGAGGGGGCGGAGGTCAACGGCAGCATTGCCGAGGAGGGGGGACGCACGGCGCTGATCGGAGCCGCTGTTGGG GGGTCGCTGTTGGCCTGTGAGTTCCTGCTGCTGAACGGAGCCAACGTCAACCACCGAGACCTCAGAGGACAGGGAGCGCTGCACGCTGCTGCCACCGCTGGACACACCGG ACAGGTGTGTCTGTTGCTGAAGAGAGGAGCCAATCAGTATGCGGTGGACGAGAGAGGACAGGACCCGTTGGCCATCGCCGTGGAAACAGCTCACGCTGACATCGTCACACT aCTGCGGATGGCCAGGATGAACGAAGAGATGAGAGATTCAGAAGGAGTCTTTGGAGCTGCGG GAGATGACGAGACGTTTCAGGACATCTTCCGAGACTTCAGCGACATGGCCTCACACGACCCGGAGAAACTCAGCAGGCGGCACTTCAgccggggaggagaggaggggcatgaggaggaggagggaagaggaagaggaaaaggaggaggaggaggagaaatggtgAACAACCAAAACAGTGTTGAAAAGACGCCTGAATGA